In Thiovibrio frasassiensis, one DNA window encodes the following:
- the thiE gene encoding thiamine phosphate synthase, which produces MATHERSDLYHQRLKKFIEEVTLYPVSCERLAKGRDDLTWLDGVLAGGAKIVQLRDKESDTLRLLEKAKIFRQKTLAAGALFIVNDRVDIALISGADGVHLGNSDLPAPEVRALAPELIIGVSCNTEEQAATAEQRGASYFNIGPLYATQTKDGLSAFLGPAAIPRFSARCRLPFTVMGGIKKEHIPELTAMGARRLAVVTALTGADDIAAETRIWLETIKQQTTLA; this is translated from the coding sequence GTGGCAACACACGAGAGAAGCGATTTGTACCACCAGCGGCTCAAAAAATTCATCGAAGAGGTCACCCTCTACCCGGTCTCGTGCGAGCGATTGGCCAAGGGCCGCGACGATCTCACCTGGTTGGATGGCGTGCTGGCTGGGGGGGCAAAAATCGTCCAGCTGCGGGACAAGGAGTCCGACACCCTGCGCCTGCTGGAAAAGGCCAAGATCTTCCGGCAAAAAACCCTGGCGGCCGGCGCCTTGTTCATCGTCAATGATCGGGTGGATATCGCCCTGATCAGCGGCGCCGACGGGGTACATCTCGGCAACAGCGATCTCCCGGCGCCAGAGGTCCGCGCCCTGGCGCCGGAGCTTATCATCGGCGTCTCCTGCAACACCGAAGAACAGGCGGCCACCGCCGAGCAGCGCGGGGCGTCCTACTTCAACATCGGACCGCTCTATGCCACCCAGACCAAGGACGGCCTTTCCGCCTTCCTCGGGCCCGCGGCCATACCAAGATTCAGCGCCCGCTGCCGCCTGCCCTTCACGGTCATGGGCGGCATCAAAAAAGAACATATCCCGGAGCTGACGGCCATGGGAGCCAGGCGATTGGCCGTGGTCACCGCTTTGACCGGTGCCGACGACATCGCCGCGGAAACCAGAATCTGGCTTGAGACTATCAAGCAGCAGACAACGCTCGCCTAA
- the hflK gene encoding FtsH protease activity modulator HflK, translating to MAWDDQDQQPPWGKKKGPQTPEELIALLLNKIKEFFEGASGAKDKGPAGGGGSAGPNIPGAGLLGGLGRPGMIIGVFFLGYIIFSAFYTIAPGEKGVVLRFGKYVKTTSSGLNFKLPLIDELIKIDVENVRKEEFGFRTKIPGQRTEYAKAGFDNESLMLTSDRNVIDLEWIIQYKVQDPIFFAFKVKDVRQAVRDISEVALRRIVGNMTFDYVLSNREMLAAATQREVQDSLDRYQAGVKIVTVQLQDVNPPEHVKPAFNEVNEADQDMKRLVNEAEEAYNREVPKARGDAKKMLEEAQGYAVERVNLAQGEASRFLAILKEYKGGQDVTRRRMYLETMQEVLPKVSEIYVVDPNKGGLLPFLDVRGGAKGKGTEPK from the coding sequence ATGGCTTGGGATGATCAGGATCAGCAGCCACCTTGGGGCAAAAAAAAGGGGCCGCAAACCCCTGAAGAGCTTATTGCTCTCTTGCTCAACAAGATCAAGGAGTTCTTTGAGGGGGCGAGCGGCGCGAAGGATAAGGGGCCGGCCGGCGGTGGCGGGAGCGCAGGGCCGAATATCCCCGGGGCCGGACTCTTGGGCGGCCTTGGCCGACCGGGGATGATCATCGGTGTGTTTTTTCTCGGCTATATCATTTTTTCCGCTTTTTACACCATCGCTCCCGGAGAAAAGGGCGTGGTGTTGCGTTTTGGCAAATATGTCAAAACGACCTCGTCGGGCTTGAACTTCAAGCTGCCGCTCATTGACGAGCTCATCAAGATCGATGTGGAAAATGTCCGCAAGGAGGAGTTTGGCTTCAGGACGAAAATTCCCGGGCAGCGCACCGAATATGCGAAGGCCGGTTTTGACAACGAGTCGCTCATGCTCACCAGCGACCGCAATGTCATCGATCTGGAGTGGATCATCCAGTACAAGGTGCAGGATCCCATCTTCTTTGCCTTCAAGGTCAAGGATGTCCGACAGGCGGTCCGTGATATTTCCGAGGTCGCCCTGCGCCGCATCGTCGGCAACATGACCTTTGACTATGTGCTCAGCAACCGGGAAATGTTGGCGGCCGCCACCCAGCGCGAGGTTCAGGACTCCCTGGATCGCTATCAGGCGGGGGTGAAGATCGTCACCGTTCAGTTGCAGGATGTGAATCCGCCGGAACACGTCAAGCCGGCCTTCAACGAGGTCAATGAGGCGGATCAGGATATGAAGCGGCTGGTAAACGAGGCGGAGGAAGCCTACAACCGGGAGGTGCCCAAGGCCCGGGGCGATGCGAAAAAGATGCTGGAAGAGGCGCAAGGCTACGCGGTGGAACGGGTGAATCTGGCCCAGGGCGAGGCCTCCCGTTTTCTCGCCATCCTCAAGGAATACAAAGGGGGACAGGATGTCACCCGCAGGCGGATGTATCTGGAGACCATGCAGGAGGTCCTGCCCAAGGTCAGCGAGATCTATGTGGTTGACCCAAACAAGGGGGGGCTGTTGCCCTTTCTCGATGTGAGGGGCGGCGCCAAGGGTAAGGGGACGGAACCCAAGTGA
- a CDS encoding pyridoxal phosphate-dependent aminotransferase, protein MRTDILHVGAGELTYEIRNIVIVGEKLQKLGTKVYWENIGDPIAKGEKIPQWMKQVVADLVMEDATYGYCPTRGMLATREFLAEKTNKRGGAQIGPDDIIFFNGLGDAISKVFGLLRPTARVVVPSPSYTTHSSAEAAHAGDRPVTYWLNPNNYWYPDLDDLEKRIKYNPAVAGILIINPDNPTGAVYPEEILRGMVALARKYDLFVICDEVYQAIIYNGQKTLPLAEVIGDVPAICMRGISKEMPWPGSRCGWIEVYNGDRDSMFAKYVTSILNAKMVEVCSTTLPQRAIPAILSHPQYMPYLQERINRYELLSNIAYDALKDIDGVLVNRTNGAFYMSVVFEEGRLNSRQTLSIGNKEVRTHVENLVGGANVAFDKRFVYYLLGATGVCVVPLSSFATELQGFRITLLERNEERFAEIFKIIADGIKQYLNS, encoded by the coding sequence ATGCGTACTGATATCCTGCATGTCGGCGCAGGGGAACTGACCTATGAGATCCGCAACATCGTCATTGTTGGCGAGAAGTTGCAGAAGCTGGGAACCAAGGTCTACTGGGAGAATATCGGCGACCCCATTGCCAAGGGGGAAAAGATCCCCCAGTGGATGAAGCAGGTCGTTGCCGACCTGGTCATGGAGGATGCCACCTACGGCTATTGCCCGACCCGGGGGATGCTGGCGACCAGGGAATTCCTTGCCGAAAAGACCAACAAGCGCGGCGGGGCGCAGATCGGCCCTGATGACATCATCTTTTTTAACGGCTTGGGCGACGCGATCAGCAAGGTCTTCGGTCTCCTGCGGCCCACCGCCCGAGTGGTGGTGCCCTCGCCCAGCTACACCACCCATTCCTCGGCGGAGGCAGCTCACGCCGGAGACCGGCCGGTAACTTATTGGTTGAACCCCAACAATTACTGGTATCCCGATCTCGATGATCTGGAAAAACGGATCAAGTACAACCCGGCCGTGGCCGGCATCCTGATCATCAATCCGGATAACCCGACGGGCGCGGTCTATCCCGAGGAAATTCTCCGGGGCATGGTGGCGCTGGCCAGGAAATACGACCTGTTCGTGATCTGCGACGAGGTGTACCAGGCCATCATCTATAACGGGCAGAAAACCCTGCCCCTGGCCGAAGTGATCGGCGATGTGCCTGCCATCTGCATGCGGGGCATCTCCAAGGAAATGCCCTGGCCCGGCTCCCGCTGTGGCTGGATTGAGGTTTACAACGGTGACCGCGATTCCATGTTCGCCAAGTATGTGACCTCGATTTTGAACGCCAAGATGGTGGAGGTGTGCTCCACCACCCTGCCGCAAAGGGCGATTCCTGCCATTCTCAGCCACCCGCAGTATATGCCCTATCTGCAGGAGAGGATCAACCGTTACGAGTTGCTTTCCAACATTGCCTACGATGCCCTCAAGGACATTGACGGGGTGTTGGTCAACCGGACCAACGGCGCCTTTTACATGAGCGTGGTGTTCGAGGAAGGGAGACTGAACAGCCGGCAGACCCTCTCCATCGGTAACAAGGAGGTCCGTACCCATGTGGAGAATCTGGTGGGCGGGGCCAATGTTGCCTTTGACAAGCGTTTTGTCTATTACCTGCTGGGAGCCACCGGCGTCTGCGTGGTGCCGCTTTCCTCCTTCGCCACCGAGTTGCAGGGGTTCCGCATTACCTTGCTTGAGCGCAACGAGGAGCGGTTTGCCGAGATTTTTAAGATCATTGCCGATGGGATCAAGCAGTACCTGAACTCATAG
- the dinB gene encoding DNA polymerase IV, translating into MENNQPVHAREWTTAMPTPNNRRIIHLDMDAFYASVEILDNPALRGLPVVVGGNSNRGVVCAASYEARKFGVHSALPIHTARKLCPQGVFLPVRMARYQEISRRIMEIFLRYTPLVEPLSLDEAFLDVTGSLRLMGTAEDIAIQIRGLVRETTGLTVSAGVGGSKLVAKIASDLNKPDGLTIVPPGREEEFLAPLPIGRLWGVGRTTREALALIGVKTIGDLRRISPTILTAKFGKGGMLMYNSARGIDLRPVEPSQEAKSIGHEETFSEDLRDTKRIDQELLALCCKVGKRVRDKGLTGRTITIKVKYRDFVQVTRSLTLAEPVGGDDKSLYQTGRLLLAKTEIGLRPIRLLGISLANLAPAGACGQLTLFGENRPREKECRLYQAIDTISDRYGNGSIVPATLVEKREEG; encoded by the coding sequence ATGGAAAACAATCAGCCAGTTCATGCCAGGGAGTGGACCACCGCCATGCCGACCCCGAACAACCGCCGCATCATCCATCTCGACATGGATGCCTTTTATGCCTCCGTCGAGATCTTAGACAATCCGGCCCTCCGGGGACTTCCCGTGGTGGTGGGCGGCAACTCCAACCGCGGCGTGGTCTGCGCCGCCTCCTACGAAGCGCGGAAGTTCGGGGTCCATTCGGCCCTGCCCATCCACACCGCCAGAAAGCTCTGTCCGCAGGGGGTCTTTCTCCCGGTGCGCATGGCCCGCTACCAAGAGATTTCCCGGAGGATCATGGAGATCTTCCTCCGCTATACCCCTTTGGTGGAGCCACTCTCCCTGGACGAAGCGTTTCTGGATGTCACCGGCAGCCTGAGGCTGATGGGCACGGCCGAGGATATTGCCATACAGATCCGGGGTTTGGTCCGGGAAACCACCGGCCTCACCGTCTCGGCCGGGGTTGGCGGTTCGAAGCTGGTGGCCAAGATCGCCTCCGATCTGAACAAACCCGACGGCCTGACCATTGTCCCCCCGGGCCGGGAAGAGGAATTTCTCGCCCCCCTGCCCATCGGCCGCTTATGGGGGGTGGGGCGCACCACCAGGGAGGCGCTGGCCCTGATCGGGGTGAAGACCATCGGCGATCTGCGCCGGATCTCCCCAACGATCCTTACGGCCAAGTTCGGCAAGGGTGGAATGCTGATGTACAACTCCGCCCGGGGCATCGATCTGCGCCCGGTGGAACCGAGCCAGGAAGCCAAGTCCATCGGCCACGAAGAGACCTTCAGCGAGGATCTGCGCGACACCAAAAGGATCGACCAGGAATTGCTGGCCCTCTGCTGCAAGGTCGGCAAGCGGGTCCGGGACAAAGGCTTGACCGGCAGAACCATCACCATCAAAGTAAAATACCGGGATTTCGTGCAGGTGACCCGTTCGCTCACCCTGGCCGAACCGGTGGGGGGGGATGACAAATCGCTCTATCAGACGGGACGGCTGCTGCTTGCCAAAACCGAGATCGGCTTGCGGCCCATCCGACTGCTGGGGATCTCCCTGGCCAATCTTGCCCCTGCCGGGGCTTGCGGCCAGTTGACGCTGTTCGGAGAAAACCGGCCCAGGGAAAAAGAGTGCCGCCTCTATCAGGCGATTGATACCATCAGCGACCGCTATGGAAATGGCAGCATTGTGCCGGCTACCTTGGTGGAAAAGAGAGAGGAAGGATAA
- the trpS gene encoding tryptophan--tRNA ligase translates to MRILSGIQPSGQLHIGNYFGMMRSMIANMDSSELYAFIVDLHALTSVQDRERLSRGTLEAATDFLALGLDPERCTFWVQSDVPEVTELAWVLSTLTPMGLLERCHSYKDKVAKGIVPSHGLFAYPVLMAADILLFQAERVPVGKDQKQHLEVARDIAIKFNNTFGETFVVPEPVIDDSLATIPGLDGQKMSKSYGNTIPIFASEKELKKKVMAIVTDATPVEAVKDPDNCNLYSLFKLFAPKDRLTEVHGLYVNGGAMYGKIKLELLDLLWEYFREPREKRAQLLADPGQVREILQRGAVKAREKAVVTLDLVRDRVGLKY, encoded by the coding sequence ATGAGAATTTTATCCGGGATCCAGCCCTCTGGCCAGCTTCATATCGGCAACTACTTCGGTATGATGCGCTCCATGATCGCCAATATGGATTCAAGCGAGTTGTATGCCTTTATCGTCGATCTCCATGCCCTCACCTCGGTGCAGGACCGGGAGCGCTTGTCCCGCGGCACCCTTGAAGCGGCCACCGATTTTCTCGCCCTGGGCCTTGATCCGGAACGCTGCACCTTCTGGGTGCAGTCCGACGTGCCCGAGGTTACCGAATTGGCCTGGGTGCTTTCCACCCTCACCCCCATGGGGCTGCTGGAGCGCTGCCACTCGTATAAAGACAAGGTTGCCAAGGGCATTGTTCCCAGTCACGGCCTCTTTGCCTATCCGGTGTTGATGGCCGCCGATATCCTGCTCTTTCAGGCCGAGCGGGTGCCGGTGGGCAAGGACCAGAAGCAGCATCTGGAGGTGGCTCGCGATATCGCCATCAAGTTCAACAACACCTTCGGCGAGACCTTCGTCGTGCCCGAGCCGGTCATTGACGACTCGCTGGCCACCATCCCCGGACTGGACGGGCAGAAGATGTCCAAATCCTACGGCAACACCATCCCCATCTTCGCCAGCGAGAAGGAGCTGAAGAAAAAGGTCATGGCTATCGTCACCGACGCCACCCCGGTGGAGGCGGTCAAGGATCCGGACAACTGCAACCTCTACAGCCTCTTCAAGCTGTTCGCTCCCAAGGATCGGTTGACCGAGGTGCATGGCCTCTATGTGAACGGCGGGGCCATGTACGGCAAGATCAAGCTGGAGTTGCTCGATCTGCTCTGGGAGTATTTTCGTGAGCCCCGGGAAAAACGGGCGCAGCTGCTGGCCGACCCCGGCCAAGTGCGGGAGATCCTCCAGCGCGGCGCGGTCAAGGCCAGGGAAAAGGCGGTGGTCACCCTGGATCTGGTGCGCGACCGGGTGGGCTTGAAATATTGA
- a CDS encoding GGDEF domain-containing protein, with amino-acid sequence MNAALSLADREIIEPINLDHLMVELDRYRRQSEWLKQVNELHARLAGATDLQGMIEAFSVWLMPLVDHDLIAYRSLDRSRVHIICSCHGPERRLAMETAEEVFEKIDCQLDGTCCEWGSFFVQQWQMSFGVDPAGANQGCLMLLRRSPCIEAEEAQILHDALEVLGEPMQRALMYEDLFAQARRDMLTGLDNRRVFEERIGAMLETARRHGRPITVASMDLDHFKQINDTLGHAAGDNALQMVAKTLTSMVRNSDLLVRMGGDEFVLVLPDTALEPARLLAERLCSAVDGLELNAGDGSRLGVSIGLVQWSPEMSKDEWLQRADEVLYQAKKAGRCRVCVEAA; translated from the coding sequence ATGAACGCCGCACTCTCTCTTGCTGACCGGGAAATTATAGAGCCGATTAATCTGGACCATTTGATGGTGGAGCTGGATCGTTACCGCCGTCAATCCGAATGGTTGAAACAGGTCAACGAGCTGCATGCCAGACTGGCCGGGGCCACCGACCTGCAGGGCATGATCGAGGCTTTTTCCGTCTGGTTGATGCCCCTGGTTGACCATGATCTCATTGCTTACCGCAGCCTCGACCGAAGCCGGGTGCATATTATCTGCTCCTGTCATGGGCCGGAACGGCGTCTGGCCATGGAGACCGCGGAAGAGGTGTTTGAGAAGATCGATTGTCAGTTGGATGGCACCTGCTGCGAGTGGGGGTCGTTTTTCGTGCAGCAATGGCAGATGTCCTTCGGCGTTGACCCGGCTGGGGCAAACCAGGGTTGCCTGATGCTGCTGCGCCGGAGCCCCTGCATTGAAGCGGAAGAGGCCCAGATCCTGCACGATGCCTTGGAGGTTCTGGGGGAGCCCATGCAGCGCGCCCTTATGTATGAAGATCTCTTTGCCCAGGCCCGGCGCGACATGCTCACCGGCCTTGACAACCGGCGGGTTTTTGAGGAGCGCATCGGCGCCATGCTGGAAACCGCCCGTCGCCACGGACGGCCCATCACCGTGGCCAGCATGGATCTGGATCATTTCAAGCAGATCAATGATACCCTGGGGCATGCCGCCGGGGATAACGCCTTGCAGATGGTGGCCAAGACCCTGACCTCCATGGTGCGCAACAGCGATCTCCTGGTGCGCATGGGCGGCGACGAGTTTGTTCTCGTCCTGCCCGATACCGCCTTGGAGCCGGCCCGGCTGCTGGCCGAGCGGTTGTGCAGTGCGGTGGATGGGTTGGAACTCAATGCCGGCGACGGCAGCCGTCTGGGTGTGAGTATCGGTTTGGTGCAGTGGAGTCCGGAGATGAGCAAGGACGAGTGGCTGCAGCGGGCCGATGAAGTGCTCTACCAGGCAAAAAAAGCCGGGCGTTGCCGGGTGTGTGTCGAGGCGGCGTAA
- the hflC gene encoding protease modulator HflC, producing MNRILRSVMIAVVVAAAVALFNAFFVLPEGQQVVITQFGRPVGKPITQAGLQFKIPFIQDVTFFDKRILIWDGDPNQVPTNDKTFVYLDVTARWRISNALVFLQAVNNEQRAQTILDDIIDGTVRDLVNKNDLVEIIRSSDWDPEAMGFGPVGEDEKIKFGRDKITALIHANASKVTPKYGIELVDVMFKRVNYIDTVQQRVYERMISERKRIAAEKRSTGEGLKSEILGKLERELREVSSLAVRESQKIKGKADGEAAKIYADAYNQDPEFYAFSKSMDAYRLTMGENTRLVLSPDSPFYRYLKTIK from the coding sequence GTGAATAGGATACTGCGTAGTGTTATGATAGCGGTGGTGGTGGCGGCGGCAGTGGCGCTGTTCAATGCCTTTTTTGTTCTGCCCGAGGGGCAGCAGGTGGTGATCACCCAGTTCGGCCGTCCGGTGGGCAAGCCCATCACCCAGGCCGGGTTGCAATTCAAGATCCCATTTATCCAGGATGTGACTTTTTTCGATAAGCGGATTCTCATCTGGGACGGGGATCCGAATCAGGTGCCCACCAACGACAAGACCTTTGTCTATCTCGATGTTACTGCCCGCTGGCGGATCTCCAATGCCCTGGTTTTTTTACAGGCGGTGAACAACGAGCAACGGGCCCAGACCATTCTCGATGATATTATCGACGGTACGGTCCGGGATCTGGTCAACAAGAACGACCTGGTTGAGATCATCCGCAGTTCCGATTGGGATCCGGAAGCCATGGGCTTTGGTCCTGTGGGCGAGGATGAGAAGATTAAATTCGGGCGGGATAAGATTACCGCCCTGATCCATGCCAACGCCTCCAAGGTGACGCCCAAGTACGGTATCGAGCTGGTGGATGTGATGTTCAAGCGGGTCAACTATATCGACACGGTTCAGCAGCGCGTGTATGAGCGGATGATTTCGGAGCGGAAGCGGATCGCGGCGGAAAAGCGCTCCACCGGCGAGGGGCTCAAATCTGAGATCCTCGGCAAGCTGGAGCGGGAGTTACGTGAAGTCAGCTCCCTGGCTGTCCGCGAGTCCCAGAAGATTAAGGGCAAGGCCGATGGCGAAGCGGCCAAGATCTATGCGGATGCCTACAATCAGGATCCCGAATTCTATGCCTTTTCCAAGAGCATGGATGCCTACCGGCTCACCATGGGAGAAAACACCCGGCTGGTGCTTTCTCCGGACTCGCCGTTTTATCGGTACCTGAAAACAATCAAATAG
- a CDS encoding citrate synthase, whose translation MGNVVHGQETAELKLDGKVYQLPVIVGSEGEKAIDIRELRSSSGYITLDSGFMNTGSCCSSITFLDGEEGILSYRGYGIEDLAENCTFVEVAYLLDHGNLPTREELSKFSQMLGKYAMVHEDMIRFFDGYPPNSPPMAILSSMVNSLCSFYPEMLDNPLENIDKMAARLLSKVRTIAAFSYKKSMGQPLVYPRHDLSYCANFLNMMFDSPVKPYEINDTVVKALNKLLILHGDHEQNCSTATVRVAGSARVNLYASISAGINALWGPLHGGANQAVMEMLTQIHEEGGNYKQFIAKAKDPADPFRLVGFGHRVYKTHDPRARIIKKACDDVLTALNISDPLLDIAKELEEVALKDEYFIARNLYPNVDFYSGIIYRAIGIPTNMFTVMFALGRLPGWIAHWKEMWDDPDWRISRPRQVYVGPKRRPFVPLAERTGNE comes from the coding sequence ATGGGAAATGTGGTTCACGGTCAAGAAACAGCGGAGTTGAAGCTTGATGGTAAGGTCTACCAGCTGCCGGTCATTGTCGGCAGCGAGGGAGAAAAAGCCATTGATATCAGGGAGTTGCGTTCAAGCTCCGGCTACATCACCCTGGACAGCGGCTTCATGAATACCGGTTCCTGTTGCAGCAGCATCACCTTTCTCGACGGGGAGGAGGGGATTCTCAGCTACCGCGGCTATGGCATCGAGGATCTTGCCGAGAATTGCACCTTTGTCGAGGTTGCCTATCTTCTGGATCACGGGAATCTGCCCACCCGGGAGGAGCTGAGCAAGTTCAGCCAGATGCTCGGCAAATACGCCATGGTCCATGAGGACATGATCCGCTTTTTCGACGGTTACCCGCCCAACAGCCCGCCCATGGCCATTCTTTCCTCCATGGTGAACTCCCTGTGCAGCTTTTACCCGGAGATGCTGGATAATCCTCTGGAAAACATCGACAAGATGGCGGCCCGGCTGCTTTCCAAGGTGCGGACCATCGCGGCTTTCTCCTACAAGAAATCCATGGGCCAGCCCCTGGTCTATCCGCGCCATGACCTGAGCTATTGCGCCAACTTCCTCAATATGATGTTCGATTCGCCGGTAAAGCCCTATGAGATCAACGACACGGTGGTCAAGGCCCTGAACAAGCTGTTGATCCTGCATGGCGATCATGAGCAGAACTGCTCCACCGCTACGGTGCGGGTGGCAGGGAGTGCCCGGGTGAACCTCTACGCCTCGATCTCCGCCGGGATCAACGCCCTATGGGGTCCGCTGCACGGTGGGGCCAACCAGGCGGTGATGGAGATGCTCACCCAGATCCACGAGGAAGGCGGCAACTACAAACAGTTTATTGCCAAGGCCAAGGATCCGGCGGACCCGTTTCGTTTGGTCGGTTTCGGACATCGGGTCTATAAAACCCACGATCCCCGGGCGCGGATTATCAAGAAGGCATGCGATGACGTGCTGACGGCCTTGAACATCTCCGACCCGCTGCTCGACATCGCCAAGGAGTTGGAAGAGGTGGCCCTGAAGGACGAGTATTTCATAGCCCGGAACCTCTATCCCAACGTGGATTTTTACAGCGGCATCATCTACCGGGCCATCGGCATCCCCACCAATATGTTCACGGTGATGTTCGCCCTCGGTCGTCTGCCGGGCTGGATCGCTCATTGGAAGGAGATGTGGGATGATCCCGACTGGCGGATCAGTCGGCCCAGGCAGGTTTACGTTGGCCCCAAACGGCGGCCCTTTGTCCCCCTTGCTGAGCGGACCGGAAACGAATAG